The Eubacteriales bacterium genomic sequence ATGAAATAATAGGTGATTAATAAATTAAAAAATACGCTTTAAAGCGTATTTTTTTTTATCAATAATTAATAATATAAATATGAAAATCACTAAAAAAGCATTTTGCTCATTAAACCAAAAAGTAAACGAGCTGCTTTTGATGTTGGAAAAAATGAAGCTCGTAGAATATCTTTCGCATTTGAACCGGCCAAGAAGAATTATCTGGGTAAATTTCTTAGGTGGTTTAGCGCGTGGCTTTGGCTCGGCTATTGGCTTTATTCTTTTGGGAGCTCTGTTTATTTATATCTTGCAGCAAATAGTCTTAAGTAATATCCCGGCGATAGGGGAATTCGTTGCGAAAATCATGAATATCGCTAATCAACACAGGTAGAATTGGCAATATAAAAATTTTTTAATCTGTGATATAATATTTTTAAAAAAACATCAT encodes the following:
- a CDS encoding DUF5665 domain-containing protein; protein product: MKITKKAFCSLNQKVNELLLMLEKMKLVEYLSHLNRPRRIIWVNFLGGLARGFGSAIGFILLGALFIYILQQIVLSNIPAIGEFVAKIMNIANQHR